The DNA sequence CCGTGAATACCCGTTGAACAACATCAGTGCCACCCTTTCCATTGCTATGATACTGGGAAGGGAACTTGCCGGTAATGATCTCGAGGATGAGGACACCGAGGCAGTAGACGTCGGTCTTCTGGGAGACCTTTTGGTACTGAATATAGTCAGGGGATTTGTAGGCGAACATGGCTTGAACGGCGGCCGTGGGGTTGATGAGTGGGTGGAATCCGAAGTCACCTAAGAGAGGCTCATAGTCATCACTGAGGAGGACATTGCTGGACTTGAGGTTTCCATGGGGAAGGTCATAGGTGGAAAATTGAGTGTAGAGGTATGACAACCCTCTTGCTATTCCCTTCACAATCTTTAACCTGGTCGGCCAGTTCAACTCTGCATGGGCTGTTCCTCTGTCAcctgaaataaaaataatcaaaatagtttCTACATTCCTTTAAATGTTAATAAAGAGATGCATAGCATACCATGCAAGACATAAAGCAAGCTGCCTTTGGGCATATACTCAGTAACGAAGAGCTTCTCCTCCCGACGGTAATGGTAAGCCAAAGGCCCCAATATATTCTTATGCCTCATCCTCCCAAACTGCCTCATCTCAGCGTCAAACACATCCCTTCCCATTTTGTTCATATCCCTCATCCTCTTCACCACCACCGACAGCCCGTTCGTCATCGCCGCCTTGTACGCCGATCCCAGCCCCCCATTCCCCAGCACCTCCGCCGACGCCTTCATCAAATCCTGCAGCCCAAACACCCCTCTCTCGTCGTTCACCATTACAAGGTCCCCCATTCCCCCTCCCTTCCCCCGCGCCCCTCCTTTGTTCGAATCCCCTCTCTTTGCCATCCCCACCGACCCCTCTCCCTCCGGCGCCCTGTAGCCGTTCGTACTCGTCACGTGAATGTCCACCATCGAATCCACACTGTTTATTCTCCCCATCAACCCGAACTCATCGTTCCTCCGCCGCGCCTTTACGAACACGAACACAAGCGCTGCCACTGCAGCCAAGAACAGAAACAGGATAATCTTCATGCCCCACCCTGGCCCTGACCCTTGATTCTTATCAAGCGGTGGTAACGTGTAGGATGACGAGGAAGGCAAGCCACTACTATCGCAGCTTCTCCTCAACGGCTTCCCGCAAAGCTTCTCGTTCCCGGTACCAGCAAACGCATTCTCACCGAACCTAGCCAGCGCTTCCGGTATAGGACCTTCGAGGTTGTTGTAGGACGCGTTGAACGAGGTCAAATCTTCCTTCACAGCGGGTATCCTTCCGGTGAAGTGGTTGTTCTCGATGTGAAGCTCTTTGAGAAGCGCTAGCTCCATCAAAGATTCGGGTATCTGGCCAGAGAAGTTATTCGAGTCGATCCAAACTTTCTTTAGGGAAGTCAATTTGGAGAAGAAATCGGAAGGGATGGGCCCGGAGAATTGGTTGTAGGAGAGCAAGAGGACTTTGATGGCGCCGAGCCTGCTGAAGTCAGGGATTGGGCCCGTGAAGCTGTTGTTGGTGAAGCTTAGGGTCCTGAGCCCGGGGATCTCGGCAAGAGCGTCTATGTTGATGGTACCAGACAAGCCCATGTCAGAGAGGCGAATGCCCATTACCATGCCGTCGACGCACATCAGGCCCATCCAGTTTTCGCAAGGTGACGTGTTGGGTTCCCACGTGTACAGCACTCGATCACCGTTGGTGAAGGATTGTTTAAGCTTTTGAAGGGACTCCGCGTCGCCTGAGAGAGACAGTGGGAGGCTGTAGAGAGAGACAGCAATGAACAAGAACACGTAGAAAACGTGACTGCGGCGGTTGTGGTTGTTAGAGCGAACAGCGgccattattttttcttattaatttaatttattggtAATGCCGAGAGCCTTTGAGGGAATGTGTGTGTGTTTGTTAGACGTTAGAGGCTCTTGGGTTTGAGAATGGACCGCTGCTCGGAGAGGTTGAGGTTAAAGTATTTGGTTTCTTCCTGTTGTCTATGAAGATGAAGATTTTTTAGGGGTCTAATTTGTTGCCcctttgttttgttgttttgtgtGTGCGCGCCATGTTGGGGGAAAGGGTGGGGTTTGgagggagggggagagagagtGTGCGTGGGGTGGAATTGGTGATGATGGTGTTGTTGCCAGAATTACCATGTAATGTGCTAAGAATAGATGGTCAGAGGAATAATATTCGGAGATGATATAGATAGACCGGGATTGGAGGGGGTGTGCGTGcaatattttgtttgttttgccGTAGACCGGTGACATAATGCATTGCAGGATATATATCTCTTTGGAAATTAAGGAAAAAATTTGGACTTTTTTAGgtagataataatttttataaataatataaataataaattttaaaattaatttaataaactaaaaaaatactatttacaCACTTAGGAAATTAAGCATCCAATTATTGTTAATTGTACATGAGTAAATCGAATCAAAAGAAATAATTatccaattaaaaataatcatcATAATTATTTGCATACATATTGAATTAAACATTCGACATattcattattcacattattGTTTAGTATTATCattgtctacctatacttttttaaaaaattttcagttttaaaatcaaacaatggcATTTCAAGTTGCTACGTAGTTGTTacatatctaaatttttttaacaactaaatttaattaaattgataCACACTCCAACTTCAAGTCATTTTAtatccttcttcttctttgtgttcttccttttttttcttttgcgtGTGTCTATATTTTTTCacgtttcttcttctttgtgaGTTTTTTATCCATCGACATTCTTTTATTGTTGCAGTTTTTTTTTACTCATTTTTTTAGTAAttgatttttcttctcttttttcagctttatttctcttaaaagaatgaaacaaagaagaatgatgagaaaacgaaataaaaaaaaaaagataaagaagataaagatgaaaaagaagaagaagaaaaagatgaaaaagaagaagaagtagcaaatgatgaggaggaagaagaggaagaattttgaattatgcagaattcATCAGAACAAAtaacaccaaaattttttaacaataatatataaatttcttaatttttactccaaaattttgttacaaaagtataaacatatcttttttaatgttgtatttttttcattttattcttctttatttatcttttttctgttgcttttatttcttctttttagaaGCATTGCTTCTCATATTAAATTTGAATGAACACGTTTGTAATGTATTGAAATCTtatttagttgaatgaatgtagggTTCTTCATCTTCCTAGTGACTTTGTAGTATTatgtatttctttttcttctttatttgattttttcttgtttttattcttgttaagagagtaaaacaaaaagaatcatgagaaagtaaaacaagaaggaaaagataaataaaaaacgaagatgatgataatgaagaaggagaaggaggagtTTTGAATtatcattaagtaattttagTGCATTCTAGATTTAAATAAGATGTACTTTTGATCTGTGCTTATTTTGGATTCAGTTCGTTTGTGTGACAAcatcattaagtaattttagTGCATTTTAGATTTAAATACAGTGCACTTGGTCTATGCTTATTTTGAACCGAATTTGTTCGTATATCGTCAGTAATTTCGGTGCATTCTTAATTTAATTTCGGTGCATTTTGGATTTAAGTAAGGTATACTTTTAGTATGACTTTATTTTGAACTGAGTTTGTTTACGTGTCACCAACATTAAGAAATTTCAGTGCATTTTGAATTTAAAGTGTTATACATATAAGAAGAAGACGAcgataatgataataatgatgatggagTAGGAGGTGATAGatggaagaagaaaaggaaggaggagattaaagaaattcaaatgagaaaagaaggaggaggaagaggaaatggAGGTGGTGGCACGGTGGTGGtgacaataacaataataaaagagaaagatgaagaaaaataaggagaagaagaaaatgacgACGATGACAATAATGATAACGATGATAATAATAACGTTGATGATAAAAATGGAGGAGAAGGAAAAgcaaaagaaggagaaaaaatttaaatggagGAAGATGAGGAGAAAGtggatgaggaggaggaggaagtgGCAGTGGTGATAGTGACGGcaatgataataataaaagaaaaagaaaaagatgcaATAGCAACATgggaggagaagaaaaaaatgaggcAACAGCAACATATGGATACAAAACGAAGCGTGTGTGAATTTAAAATCCTTGATAACACTTTAGTTAGACTTggttaaatattttatttgatagtTAAGCTTTTCTCTTTTTAAGATATATTTATTAGCCAATACTATGATGTTACGTGGCTTGGGTATATAGATAACGAATGTTTTTCTTTACTTCTTTTTATCATTCAAAAACAACACATAAATTTCCATATTTTAGTCTTTTTCAATAATTTGCAATTTATTAgtgatgaattaaaattaaattattttacttttttattagaGACCAACTaccttaaataaaaaaaatagtattgtCCCAAATTATAGAACCAAAAGTGAAAAATATTAGTCCACTTTCATTTTACATTAAAGTGTAAGCATAATTATTAATTAGAgataattctaatttttttagtttaaataaataaatatattatccAATTCAATATATtgatctatttttttaaaattcaattaatgtGCTTCTACTTTTGTCACACTACCGATGAGATTGTAGTTGAGAAAGGAGCTTGGGTAAAAGTAAAGAAGTTTTTTTAGCTTTTACATGAGAGCATTGCCTTTATTTATTTGGGTTAGGTTGTGTTACACTAGCAAAGAATGGGATGGTACCTATAAATTTATAACTTTCAAactttttttgaaattaaaaaataaaattgttatatatatttattttagaataattatttaaattaatttctaaaattttttaagttggACACTTTAAtcttttagattttaaaatacATGAAACAACCCCTAAGAAcatggattttttatttaaataaataaaaaatgtattaattaccgaaataaataattttaaaaatatttaccgTTTTGCGTTTCCCAatcatatctcgtttacactgtaaacgagatgaCATTTCATGTATCTCGTtaacagtgtaaacgagatatgacACGTCAGCCGCATCGTGTCTATCTCATTTACAGTGTAAAAGAGATAGACCTTATCTCATTTACAGTAACGAGATAAGGCTGAGGGTCGCCTATAAGTATAAGTCGTTTACATACATTTTCTGGACCCCACTTTGACCTAGTCAAACTCTTTCTCCCCTCTTTTAATATTTTCCTTCCATATCTAAGTCCGAGACGGTGATGGCACGCCAGGCGGACAACGACGGTGACATCAATAGACTAAACGAGAATTTACATTATGTTGGGGCGGACGACTTTGAGGTTAGTTGCGTTATGTTCAGTTAATCTAAGTATATGGACATTGCTAGGGTAGTCTCGTAGTGACAAACACTGAGTAAGATGCTTTAGGGTTAGGACTGTATGATGAATTTAGAACAATATTTGCTTGTCTAAGATTGGTATTACTTAATTAGGATTTGCTTACCCACATAAGTAAGTTAGAGACAGATATAGAGTAGACACATGATAGTATGTTACTAAGTAGGAGTAGTACTTTGTTCCTTAGTAGAGTAGAAAAATGTAATATTATGTATGTAtagattaaaaatttatttttcattccgCAGAGCCCTCGCCTTCTATTGCCCCAGCGAGTTAGCCATACCCTTCCTCCACCCGACGCCATCGTCCCGTATCTGCTTGAGGCTGGATTCGGCGACACGGTGCCGCTCAAGGACTTCACATTTGAGAATTTCCTGATTTCGGCACTCGTGGAGCGATGACGTCCGGAGACGCACACATTTCATCTTCCGTGGGGTGATGTCACTATCACCCTGCAGGACGTGGCGTACCACCTCGGCCTACGTGTACACGGGAATCCCGTTGGGGGGGGGGGATGATGAATCCACATTTCATGgtatttatttgatttaattaggtggatttcatcaacttttcttgcatttatccattgaaatagcatagtttcatAATTTCTCCCTAAATTGTGCTTGAAagtgaaaaatgatttttaacctttataattgctaaattttattcactttaatttcatttgacgccttgatgtgtttgttgagtaaTTTCAAGCTTAAAAGGCAAGTATGGATTGAAGAAgtggaaagaaagcatgcaaaatggGAGAATTCAAGAAATGAAGGATTTGTAAAGCTGCCAGCCCTGACCTCTCGGTACTAAAGTGATCATAACTtaa is a window from the Arachis stenosperma cultivar V10309 chromosome 3, arast.V10309.gnm1.PFL2, whole genome shotgun sequence genome containing:
- the LOC130970399 gene encoding pollen receptor-like kinase 3; the protein is MAAVRSNNHNRRSHVFYVFLFIAVSLYSLPLSLSGDAESLQKLKQSFTNGDRVLYTWEPNTSPCENWMGLMCVDGMVMGIRLSDMGLSGTINIDALAEIPGLRTLSFTNNSFTGPIPDFSRLGAIKVLLLSYNQFSGPIPSDFFSKLTSLKKVWIDSNNFSGQIPESLMELALLKELHIENNHFTGRIPAVKEDLTSFNASYNNLEGPIPEALARFGENAFAGTGNEKLCGKPLRRSCDSSGLPSSSSYTLPPLDKNQGSGPGWGMKIILFLFLAAVAALVFVFVKARRRNDEFGLMGRINSVDSMVDIHVTSTNGYRAPEGEGSVGMAKRGDSNKGGARGKGGGMGDLVMVNDERGVFGLQDLMKASAEVLGNGGLGSAYKAAMTNGLSVVVKRMRDMNKMGRDVFDAEMRQFGRMRHKNILGPLAYHYRREEKLFVTEYMPKGSLLYVLHGDRGTAHAELNWPTRLKIVKGIARGLSYLYTQFSTYDLPHGNLKSSNVLLSDDYEPLLGDFGFHPLINPTAAVQAMFAYKSPDYIQYQKVSQKTDVYCLGVLILEIITGKFPSQYHSNGKGGTDVVQRVFTAISESREEELIDPELQGNMGSQTQMLQLIHIGADCTESNPDKRLAMKEAIRRIEEVQV